A segment of the Ipomoea triloba cultivar NCNSP0323 chromosome 1, ASM357664v1 genome:
CTTTATATTGGGTGTGGAAGGAATTATGAGTGGGAACATGCAAGTAAGTTGTACGTAGAAAGCATGGACGGCGAACACTGACAAACAGAGGGGagttacatacatacatatacatatacgcTGTTTCCTATGcaatttcctttttgtttttcgGCTGCGCTTAAGTCGTTTTCACTTAGTTTCTGCACTGCACACATATGCTGTGTCTATAAATAGCTGCAACCTAACCACCACATAAAAATCATCTTTATTTCCATCCCCAATAATCCCTCCAACCCGGCTTCGAATATAAGAATGAGGATGCAGTCACGAAGATCATCATCAAATACTGCTGCAAATGCAGAAATGCCTCCAAAACTGGAGAGGAAGCACGTGGAGAAGAAGCGGAGGGAAAACTTGAAGTTCCTCTATAACCATCTCTTCTCTCTTCTCCCAACTCATCATATTTCTCCGGGAACAATGGCCTTGCCAGATCAAGTAGACGAAGCCGTGAATTACATAAAAACTTTGCAGAATCAACTGGAGAAAAGCAAGCAGAAGAAACAAGAATTATTATCGGAGCAGCAGATTCAAATTCGAAGCACTACAATTCCCAGAAAAAGACCTCACTATTActcttcctcctcctcatcaTCTTCTTGCAGTAATTCAACCAGCAAACAACCTCTGATCCAAATTCTCGACATCGGACCGGACATTGACGTTGTTCTGATCGACGGTCTGGAAGACATGGCTGCGTTTCACAACATCATCAGAACACTCCACGAACACGGCCTTGAAGTTGCCACTGCCATTTTTCAACCCCGCGGAAACTCCACTCTGCAGATTCTCCACCAACAAGGATTCGGAGGTACTAAGACAGTGTACGAGAAACTAAAACAAGCAGCGGTTAATGGATCCTCCGGCAGTGAACCAGAATCATTAGATTCCTGGGATTTCGACATTTGGGGATTCCCTATACTAGAAACATCCCAAGAACAACTTCAGAATCCACCACCATACTGCATAGACAACTCAACTGATCATGAGTAAACTGATCATGAGTAAAGTTTGAGAGAGAAACAGTCTAGTCCAGCCTCAGTGTTCAGCTATATGGACACTTGGCAAGACATCCTCCACATTTATGCAGATATTTACAGGTATAGTAGGCGTTCATGAGTCATGACAGCCTGGCCTCCAATATATGGGCCTAGCTAAGGCCCAGAATGagatgaagaaaaaatatatggTAGTTCATTGGAAGAATGAAGATAGTTAGTTGGGcttattgaatattatattgatttatctttttggatgaaatgaaatttatattatattatattggccGCAACTGTTTTAACTTCCGGGCCGCATGCATGCATAATCACTACTGTACGTAGGTTGTCTGAGGTCCATTTGGTTAGATGAAAATTTCACATCATATACAACAGTG
Coding sequences within it:
- the LOC116028769 gene encoding transcription factor bHLH162-like — protein: MRMQSRRSSSNTAANAEMPPKLERKHVEKKRRENLKFLYNHLFSLLPTHHISPGTMALPDQVDEAVNYIKTLQNQLEKSKQKKQELLSEQQIQIRSTTIPRKRPHYYSSSSSSSSCSNSTSKQPLIQILDIGPDIDVVLIDGLEDMAAFHNIIRTLHEHGLEVATAIFQPRGNSTLQILHQQGFGGTKTVYEKLKQAAVNGSSGSEPESLDSWDFDIWGFPILETSQEQLQNPPPYCIDNSTDHE